In a single window of the Nicotiana tomentosiformis chromosome 10, ASM39032v3, whole genome shotgun sequence genome:
- the LOC138900621 gene encoding uncharacterized protein: protein MLTEKCNAILQNKLPQKFGDPGSFTIPCTLGGVYFEKALCDSGASINLMPFSIFRKLNLGEMKDIGVSLQFADQSTKKPKGIIENVLVRVDKFVFPIYFIVFEMKECHDEPIILGRPFLATDEFKDDQLTPEPMQRCMAKSGTIQDDDPIIRREAEILEKDYEDVEIQPEQFQPKIELKVLLSHLKYVYLEKELFSVIISSSLIARQEQKLIEVLKAYKGALGWTIEDIKGINLVDWYNQIPIAPED, encoded by the exons ATGCTTACTGAAAAATGCAATGCTATACTTCAAAATAAGCTACCACAAAAATTTGGCGATCCAGGTagttttacaattccatgcactttGGGAGGAGTATATTTTGAAAAAGCACTTTGTGATTCTGGAGCTTCAATTAACTTGATGCCATTTTCTATCTTTAGAAAATTAAATCTTGGTGAAATGAAAGACATAGGTGTTTCTCTTCAGTTTGCAGATCAAAGTACTAAGAAACCTAAGGGAATAATTGAAAATGTGCTAGTAAGAGTAGATAAGTTTGTTTTCCCTATATATTTTATAGTATTTGAAATGAAGGAATGTCACGATGAACCAATTATTTTaggtagaccatttcttgccacAG ATGAATTCAAAGATGATCAATTAACTCCAGAACCAATGCAAAGATGTATGGCCAAATCTGGCACCATACAAGACGATGATCCTATCATCAGAAGAGAAGCTGAAATACTAGAAAAAGATTATGAAGATGTCGAGATACAACCAGAACAATTTCAACCAAAAATTGAACTCAAAGTTCTCCTATCTCATTTAAAATATGTTTATCTTGAGAAAGAATTATTTTCAGTAATTATTTCATCTTCTCTTATTGCGAGACAAGAACAAAAACTGATTGAAGTGTTGAAAGCATATAAAGGAGCCTTGGGGTGGACTATAGAAGATATCAAAGGGATTAATCTAGTTGATT GGTATAACCAAATACCAATTGCACCTGAAGATTAG